From Thunnus albacares chromosome 22, fThuAlb1.1, whole genome shotgun sequence, the proteins below share one genomic window:
- the grpel1 gene encoding grpE protein homolog 1, mitochondrial, with the protein MASWCVRAVRQSYSLVASPALIRASPRLLCTATQQKSGQGSEEEAEKPEQGAAEKALTEEKTQLEEQLKDMTEKYKRALADTENLRTRSQRMIEDAKLYGIQGFCKDLLEVADILEKATESVPKEEVTSQNPHLKNLYDGLVMTEVQIQKVFTKHGLVKLNPDGQKFDPYEHEALFHAPVEGKEPGTVAIVTKVGYKLHGRTLRPALVGVAKAP; encoded by the exons ATGGCGAGTTGGTGTGTCCGAGCCGTGAGACAGAGCTACTCACTCGTAGCTTCGCCTGCGCTTATAAG AGCATCTCCAAGATTGTTATGTACAGCCACCCAGCAGAAGAGTGGCCAGGGgtcagaggaggaggctgaAAAGCCTGAGCAGGGTGCAGCAGAGAAAGCCCTGACAGAGGAGAAGACCCAGCTGGAGGAGCAACTGAAGGACATGACA GAAAAGTACAAGCGGGCTTTAGCAGACACAGAGAACCTCAGGACGAGGAGTCAGAGGATGATAGAAGATGCTAAATTATACG GGATCCAGGGCTTCTGTAAAGACCTGCTAGAGGTGGCTGACATCTTGGAGAAGGCCACAGAGAGCGTGCCCAAGGAGGAGGTGACGAGCCAGAACCCTCACCTGAAGAACCTGTACGACGGCCTGGTGATGACCGAGGTCCAGATCCAGAAGGTTTTCACCAAGCACGGCCTGGTCAAGCTCAACCCCGACGGCCAGAAGTTCGACCCCTACGAGCACGAGGCCCTCTTCCACGCCCCCGTGGAGGGCAAGGAGCCTGGCACTGTCGCCATAGTAACCAAAGTGGGCTACAAGCTCCACGGTCGCACCCTTAGGCCAGCGCTGGTAGGTGTGGCCAAAGCCCCCTag